The Exiguobacterium mexicanum genome includes a window with the following:
- a CDS encoding ZIP family metal transporter translates to MWEWVAQLSPAMQALLGTMFTWGMTALGAAIVFMTKSINARLMDSMLGFAGGVMIAASFWSLLAPAIEMAEQDAMPALLPTTVGFLAGGLFLAVVDKLIPHVHPTSPIEDAEGIRPQKRKRSTLLVLAITLHNIPEGLAVGVAFGAVAADFPSASLTGAIALAIGIGIQNFPEGAAVSLPLRRDGLSRRRSFFYGQLSGMVEPAAALVGVWAVLVMEPLLPFALSFAAGAMIFVVVEEVIPGSQENGHKDMASMALMLGFTIMMILDVALG, encoded by the coding sequence ATGTGGGAATGGGTGGCTCAACTGAGCCCGGCCATGCAGGCACTGCTCGGGACGATGTTCACGTGGGGGATGACCGCGCTTGGGGCGGCCATCGTCTTTATGACGAAGTCGATCAACGCGCGGTTGATGGACAGTATGCTCGGGTTTGCCGGCGGGGTCATGATCGCCGCTAGTTTTTGGTCACTCCTTGCGCCAGCCATCGAGATGGCGGAGCAAGACGCGATGCCGGCTTTGTTGCCGACCACCGTCGGCTTTTTAGCGGGCGGTCTGTTTTTGGCGGTCGTCGATAAACTGATCCCGCACGTGCATCCGACATCTCCGATTGAGGACGCGGAAGGTATCCGCCCGCAAAAACGAAAGCGGAGCACGTTGCTCGTCTTGGCGATCACGCTGCACAACATTCCGGAAGGACTGGCCGTCGGCGTCGCCTTCGGGGCGGTCGCGGCCGATTTCCCGTCCGCTTCGCTGACGGGTGCCATCGCGTTGGCCATCGGGATCGGCATTCAAAACTTTCCGGAAGGGGCTGCCGTGTCGCTTCCGCTCAGGCGGGACGGCCTCTCTCGACGCCGCAGCTTTTTCTACGGCCAGTTATCGGGCATGGTCGAACCAGCGGCTGCCTTGGTCGGTGTCTGGGCCGTGCTCGTCATGGAGCCGCTGTTGCCGTTCGCGCTCAGCTTTGCCGCCGGGGCGATGATTTTCGTCGTCGTCGAAGAGGTCATCCCGGGGTCGCAAGAGAACGGACATAAAGACATGGCGTCGATGGCGCTCATGCTCGGCTTCACGATCATGATGATTTTAGATGTAGCGCTCGGGTGA